A single Leptospira kirschneri serovar Cynopteri str. 3522 CT DNA region contains:
- a CDS encoding catalase yields the protein MSRKTLTTAGGHPVSQNQHSLTAGPRGPVLIQDTHLIEKLAHFNRERIPERVVHAKGAGAYGTLTITQDLTKYSRASIFSKKGKQTSLFLRFSTVAGEKGSADTERDPRGFAIKFYTDEGIWDLVGNNTPVFFARDPLKFPDFIHSQKRDPVTGYKNPIRMWDYWAGAPEAFHQITILFGDRGIPDGYRFMNGYGSHTFGLWNSKGERFWTKFHFKSMQGIRNLSMEKASALAGTDPDYATRDLFEAIERKEFPKWKFCVQIMPEKEATKYKFNPFDLTKVWSHKDYPLIEVGVLELNSNPKNYFEEVEQAAFSPSNMPPGIGASPDKMLQGRLFAYPDAHRYRLGIQYQQLPVNRPKNSVNVYHRDGRTRFQCDGSYDNYEPNSFEGPVEDSSYAEPPLSISGDMDRYNSHIGNDDYSQAGDLYRLMSVEERERLTSAIASTMHNLPKHLLEANLKHFHLCDPEYGNQLAAKVGLALSRV from the coding sequence ATGAGTAGAAAAACCCTTACTACGGCCGGAGGTCATCCGGTTTCACAAAATCAACATTCTTTAACCGCCGGCCCTCGAGGGCCGGTTCTTATTCAGGATACACATCTGATCGAAAAACTGGCTCACTTCAATCGAGAAAGAATTCCGGAAAGAGTAGTTCACGCAAAAGGTGCTGGGGCTTATGGAACTCTGACCATTACTCAGGATCTTACAAAATATTCTAGGGCTTCTATCTTTTCTAAAAAGGGAAAACAGACTTCTCTTTTTCTACGTTTTTCCACCGTAGCAGGGGAAAAAGGTTCCGCGGATACGGAAAGAGATCCGAGAGGTTTTGCGATTAAATTTTATACCGACGAAGGAATTTGGGATCTTGTAGGAAACAATACTCCTGTATTTTTCGCTAGAGATCCTTTGAAGTTTCCTGATTTTATACATTCACAAAAAAGAGATCCTGTCACCGGTTACAAAAACCCAATTCGTATGTGGGACTATTGGGCTGGGGCTCCCGAAGCGTTTCATCAAATCACCATTCTTTTTGGAGATAGGGGAATTCCGGACGGTTATCGTTTTATGAACGGCTATGGAAGTCATACTTTTGGACTTTGGAATTCTAAAGGAGAACGTTTTTGGACTAAGTTTCACTTTAAATCCATGCAAGGAATTAGGAATCTAAGTATGGAAAAAGCATCTGCGTTAGCCGGAACCGATCCGGATTACGCGACTAGGGATTTATTTGAGGCGATTGAAAGAAAGGAATTTCCAAAATGGAAGTTTTGTGTTCAGATCATGCCTGAAAAAGAAGCTACAAAATATAAATTCAATCCGTTCGATCTTACCAAGGTTTGGTCTCACAAAGATTATCCTTTGATAGAAGTAGGGGTTTTGGAATTGAACTCCAATCCTAAGAATTACTTTGAAGAAGTAGAACAGGCCGCATTTTCTCCTTCGAATATGCCTCCCGGAATTGGCGCTTCTCCAGACAAAATGTTACAAGGAAGATTGTTTGCATATCCAGACGCTCATCGGTATCGTTTAGGAATTCAATATCAGCAATTGCCCGTAAACAGACCTAAAAATTCTGTAAACGTTTATCATAGAGATGGTCGTACTCGATTTCAGTGTGATGGAAGTTATGATAATTATGAGCCGAACAGTTTTGAAGGACCTGTAGAGGATTCTTCTTATGCAGAACCTCCTTTGAGTATTTCTGGAGATATGGATCGTTATAATTCTCATATAGGAAACGACGATTATTCTCAAGCGGGAGATTTGTATAGACTGATGAGTGTTGAGGAAAGGGAAAGATTAACTTCTGCGATCGCTTCCACGATGCATAATCTTCCTAAACATTTACTAGAAGCCAATCTAAAACATTTCCATCTTTGTGATCCGGAATATGGAAATCAATTGGCTGCAAAAGTAGGACTTGCTCTGAGTCGAGTTTAA